Part of the Haliotis asinina isolate JCU_RB_2024 chromosome 8, JCU_Hal_asi_v2, whole genome shotgun sequence genome is shown below.
GGTTACCGTCCGGCGTTTTTGGGAGAGAAACGTTTCGGTGTAATGTTGGTCAAGTTATTGATCTAAGTGTTGCAGTCAGATCGTGAAAtgagtcatttcgtgaaatgactgaaagtttCAGgcacaacaatcaatatacttcagtcatttcatgaagtttcatttcatctatatgtggtggacaggggttTGTAAGGTGTGGCCGCTTTGGACACAgaaagtgtcaaacaaacaggtggaAAAGCTTCAACGCCAAGCTGAAGTGCAGCAGTTCCTGCCAAAATAGTTTTAACTGATGGTGACAATAAGTAATACTGTAATGGTGATTcacttttgtagattaagttatTTAGTGAAATtgcgtgaaatgactgaagtatattgattgttgttacacaaacatGGCGCGAACTAGCGGACCCTCCTCGTCTTTTCACGAAACCGctggaaatgactgatttcacaatctgactgtaacagtTGTATAAAATTGGATCGAATACCTTAGAAGTAGCCATAAAATATAGAACTAAGCGCGAACTCTCCGTAACCTTGTAAAAACCTTATCCCTATGTCTGTCGTATGTATATTTTGggttatgggacttacgatcaccttaagtaGCACTGAGGTTATTTCTCACAACAGCTTACAGTAAGGTCGTTTTGTACAATATAGCAAATCCTTGGATACGGGAGTAATACGTACGTCTGAGAAGAATGAGGCATATAATATATCATATTCTAGAAACATGATTGACGTGAATAACCCACAGCTCGTGAAATTGAGCTTACGTTAAACTACAGGTGTTGACCGACTTGGGGGAACTTCAACCACAGAACAACATGCATCTTTCACGTCGACAAAGCCAACATCGGTCAGACTCGGCCAGCAGTACAGGGAGAAACTATTTTCTGGAACATCAAGCGTTGACGAGTAAGTTTGGTTGatatttgttcatattttcATCGTTGATTTAAACAGCTATGTGATATTGTGTGGATACGTGATTTTGGTGATGACTGCTGCCTCCTTGACTCTCTGAATGACTAGCCAACAGTTCAAATTGTTATAACGATTGTGAATATTTCGTCAACGCCAATAGCAGCTGCCCCAGCACTGTGGAGTGTAACGTCAACGACAAATTCCGGTCTGCAGACGGCAGTTGTAACAACCTTGCAAATCCAGACTGGGGACAGAGTTTCATCCCAATGAGAAGGTTCCTTCCACCCCAATATGGCGATGGTGAGTTGGTATTTTAATTGAGTCGTAATAAATTCCTCTTCAAATGAGTGCCGGTTCCTGTTCCTGTTCCTGTTCGTGGTCACATGTGTGGTCGTAAGCTTCTGCGGCTCTTCTCGAGTCCTCTAAATGGAGTTTCCTTGAAACTACTAATATATATTTTCTCTCTTACCAATTGTATATCTGTTGCaataaataaattgcatgatTCGTCATTTATACATAATTATATcattcatcaatattatttCCGTCGATAACCTGTATGCCTTATGAGGGTCCATGGGTTGTCAACGAACTAAGTACGAATGTAAGTTTTTAATTTTCTGGAAATTTTGCACCTGGCTTCACGTTGGACAATATGGAGACGCTGACAAAGTGTCAAGAGTTTGGCTGACCACTCTACTCACAGTGGGCTGAGACAGACCATGATCTGACCACAGTTGAAATTTCCCTGTTGCCAAATACCTCAGTGTCGACGAAACTTTACACACTGTTGTAATAGCATGGCTGCTGTTTGAAACATGATGACTGAATGTCTGTCAAAACGGTACCTGTTTATCAGCTCATCAGGTTTCTTTTATGGAATTCTCGAGGCAGACGCCGagcaatcattttgttttctacTAAAACTGACTTAATCCTAAACTATTATATTTAAACCTAGATACCTTCAGACTTGGGTTGTTGATAAATACGGCCCCTTGCCATATATGTCGGCCATGTTTCTGTCTGCAGGTATATCTTTACCCAGAACCATCGGAAGTGATGGAAGTCCGCTTGCAAGTCCACGTCTTGTGAGCACCACTCTGCACACTGCTGACGTAGACACCACGTCACAGAGTGACGTCACACACATGGTCATGCAGTGGGCCCAGTTTCTAGATCATGACTTCGCCAGCACTGCTGTTGAACGGGGTCAGTTgaagttgtaaatttatgacTAGAGCTCTAGTTGTGAAGTTTGAATTGACATACTTTCAGTCAATATAGAATATTGAAACTCAATATAATTCGAATTTAGTAAAGCTATGACCATGAACGTGTAAACAGTAATAAGCAAATCTGGATTTAGGTGCTGATGGATCCACCATCACCTGTTGTGAAGATGACGTTCCTGACGACATCCCTGTCAGCAGCCTCAACCTCACTGATAGGTAGATTTGTGATTTTACAATCCCTTCATCAGTTGGTCAAGTTAAGCAACAAAGAAAGGAATGAAAAAaggaatgaatgaaataaatgaatggAAGCAAGGAATCAAAGAaagtaatgaatgaatgaatgaacgaatgaaagcaagcaagcaagaatgaatgaatgaatgcctTTGTTTCCTTCAGATTAGAAAAGAAacaatgaattgtaaataaataaaataatccaGCTTGTATCAGAGATGCGGTAATAAGTATGTCAGTCGTCTGCACCACTGAACCTGAAGTTATTAAAGATACTCGCAATGATTCATTTCCGTTTTTTCTTACAGACGCCAGTGCTTTCCGATTCCAGTTCCAGATGATGACCGGAGGTTCAACCGTACCTGTCTGAACTTTGTCCGCtcagtacagattgcaaacgcAGACTGTAATTTGGGTTAGTATTATTGCACAGAGGGGAGAGTCCAGGTAGAGGGTAATGGAGTGCAGGGAGGCGATGAGTCAGATTGAGCTAAGTGTTCGTGCTGAGATTGATGGGCATAAGGTATGAGAAGAGGTGGTAAAGGAGAAGAGTGTGGGTTGAAGCAAGGGAGGCGAAGGATGTGCGTATAGGTTAAGGAAGTGATTTGTCGGAATTGAAGCTCTAAGCAAAGCGTTGAAAACGGTGGAGGAGGCGAAGGGTTTGAACCGAAGTGGGATAGGAAAGGGTAAACGTTTGGAGTGAGGTTGCGAAGGGTGCGGCATGAGTGGTAAGGTGGTGTAAAAGAGGACATATTTGAAGGTGTAGTGGGTTTAAAGGCTGTCATAAGATGGTATAGATGACGGTAGATTGTTTGAAGGAACAGGACATAATGGCAGTTTAATACGGACAAAACTAAAAGAGCTGAAGCAAAGGTTCGGAGCATTAAAGCGATTAAAATATTGTAGCAGTGTGTTTGTCGAGGTCTAAATGAAAGATGTATTGGCCAGAAGAGATGTAGAATGATAGAAATGGAAAACAGCTTTGCCTTGTTGGGTCTCTAAGGTGTTGGAATTCGCAAAGGATTAGCTGGTTGCTTGTGTTGCGTTGGATAGTTATGTTTTCTGTGGTGGACGGAACTGCCTAACCATTTTAGAATATTTCTTGTCAGCTCCAGGAGAGCAGTTGAACCAGCTGACCGCCTTTGTCGATGCATCCCAAGTCTATGGCTCAACCAAGGACGAGCAGGACGAACTCCGATCTTTCGTGAGAGGTatgacacacatacaaacagccCAGATAGCATTCGGAGTTGGGCCAACATTGGCAGACATTGGCTCAACGTTAGTAAACATTGGGCAGACGTTGCGCCAACGTCTGAATGCTGCCTAGGAGCCACATGCCTTCCAATCGTACAATTACGGGCCAGATAAAGAAGCAACCATTTCCTCATGCTCAACGATCTGTAGCTGAAGCAGAGCCCATTGTAGTTTTGAATCACGATCACATAGTAAAAATTTCAGGTGTCTGCGAAAAGGTGAACCTGTCCTGCCCCAAAGGTGGCACTGAAAAAACATGCACGAAAAGGCTTGTAAATGTGCTCATACACACGACAACAGATTAAAATAGGACATTGTTTGGGTAACAGGTGCAGGAAAAATGGCTTCGACCAGAACTTAATTAGTTTTGAAAGCTGTAACTTGGATCAAGCAACTCATGAGCAAAAGTCCCATGATGCACTTTGAAATCTTTGAAGAAAGACTTACCCAATTGTACCTCTAACGTTGAGACATGAAGAAGTTAAAATTTATggggttgtttgtttttaatatatAAAGCATCTTTTATTATGAACTCACtgtctgaaaaatatacatgtatattgactCCCCAGGAAAGACTCGTATAGGTTAGAAAGGGCTTCTGATGTACCATGAAATACATCTTCTGGAGCATCTCATTTTATCTGCAGCATTTACCATTATACAAATACTTATAATTTAATTGTTAATGATTGCATAGGACATCATTTGTGAAGCCAAAGCCACTATTTATTAACCCCGAATTTATGTCTGAAAAAGCATATTAGCTCACCTAAGGAAAGACTCCCTATAGTCAAACAATGCTTCAAATGTATCAAAGCCACCTTCTTATTTTCATAGCATTGAAACCTGAAATGCAGACCATTAGCCATTTGCAAATATTTACGGGTATATTTCTGTCTGTGACTATCTTCCAGGTTTGCTGCGGACATCCTTTGTAAAGCCAGACCTACTGCCGAGGAACCCCGTTTTGGACTGCATCACGTTCACCGAGCCCAACTTTTGTTTCTTGGCCGGTACGTATTTGGAGGCACAATATCTTTCAGTTGGACTAGGTTTGGGTTTGTTGGtataagccgcactcagcaatattccagctctgtggCGGCGGCCCGTatataatcgactctggaccagacaatccagtgatgaacagcataagcatcaatctatgcacttgggaaccgatgacatgtgtgaaacaggtaagcgagcctgaccacccgatcccgttagtcacctcttaggacaagcatagtttGCCCTACGAGGCGACTggcgggatcgggtagtcagactcactaACCTGgtaaacacatgtcatcggttcccaattgcgcagatcgaagttgatcactggattgtctggtccagactcgaatatttacagatcgccaccatacggctggaatattgctgagtgcgacgttaaactaaactcactcactcactcacgttgtACTTGAGCCTGATTCAAGCAACCAATATTCTGTTCCTGTGGCTACATGTACAATTAATGCAATACTGAAAGTCATGGGTCATATAAGGTGAGGTACCAAACCGCCAGTACACAATGTTTATGATCTAACCCACACGACCACCGCTTCTTACGCTAAACTAGTAGCCAAGATTCTCTGTGTAGCCTTCTATTACGTGTAAATTGGCTCTTTCATACCTGTAGAGTAAAGAAACTGAAGCCGAAAATTATTCATGTCCAGGTGACGAAAGAGTGGACGAACACATGTCTCTGGCAAGTATGCACACCATCTGGCTGCGGGAACACAACAGAGTAGCCAGGAAGCTTGCACGTATCAACCCTCACTGGGACGATGAGCGGCTGTTCCAGGAAACCAGAAGGATTGTTGGAGCCATGATACAGCACATCACGTTCGTCGACTTCCTTTCACTCGTCCTCTCACCCAAGTTTCTCGTCAAGTTTGGGCTCCTTCCATCGACTGGTCCGGTTAATATTTACAATGACAGTGTTGATGCAAGTATTCACAATGCCTTTGCTACAGCAGCCTACCGCTTTGGACACTCCATGATAAGATCCTTCTTTAGTCGTCCAAACAGGGGATTCAAGGGTGGAGAAGATCTTCAACTAAGAGACTCATTTGGAAATACGTCCATTATTATTTCATCGGATGGTGATGCTATAAACCAGTTAACAAGAGGATTGCTGATTGATAGAGCCAATTCCGTTGATAGACACGTCAGCCCTGAACTTACAGACTTCCTCTTCCCAGATGATGAAGGCAACAGTCTCGATCTGATGTCCTTAAACATTCAGCGTGGCCGTGATCATGGTCTACCAGGGTACAATGATTGGCGGAGGTGGTGTGGACTTCCGGAAGCTGCAAACTTCTCGACAGGTCTTGGAGGTCTTGTGGATCATCCTGAAGACGCAGCCTCTTCTCTGGAAACGTTGTACAGGTACGAGTGTGTCCCCATGGTATTTTTCCATGCGTTTGCATGAGTTTAAAACGGCACCCACCTGTTAGGTAGCATACGCCCTCCCACCTGCTGTGATCACTGTTTGAAAGTATTCAAAACCTCATGCTTATGCTGTTCGCAATCCATTGAACTTCAtggtcaatatcatgagcaccgatctacgcaagtgggatacaatgaacctgaccatctgatcccgttagcgGCCTTTTAGATTGAGAAGACATTAGAGATGAGAACTGAAGGAAAAGACAAGTTTCACGATTGATGGCGGTCTCTTTGTAAAACTGAACAATTCTCAATCTGTTTCTGTATATGGTATTAATTTATTAAACTGAACACTGTTccctcgtcacaccaaagacctcaGTTCgatatttcccacatgggtgctatgtgtgaagcccatttctgatactCCAACAGTTAATAGTTAAGTAACTGGGTTTCAGAACTCCCGATGACATCGATCTATTCTCCGGAGGCGTGTCTGAACGCCCTGTTGATGGAGGTCTCTTGGGGGAAACTTTCTCGTGTATTGTCGGCAGTCAGTTCGAATTGCTGAAGATTGGTGATAGATTCTGGTATGAAACTGATGATGCAGCGGTCGGGTTTACAGTAGGTATGTATTTGTCATGTTCACAATATTATTTTGGCCTTGATGACCCAATGAAGAAGTCATTTTTCAACTGTAGCTCACTTAAAAGTGTAACGGTTCTACCCTCCCAGAACAACTTGCCGAGATCCGGAAGACGTCTCTCTCCCGTGTGGTCTGCGACAACACCGATACCGTCATAATCCAGCCTAACGCCTTCAAGAAGGCTGGACCAAGGTGGGTAAAGGAGGCCCAATTtctgagtacaatgtgtgaagccaatgtctgatgttccccgccgtgatattgctgttataatgctaaaagcggcgtaaaactaaaatcgtTCCCACAAAACTGTAATGTAGATTCCGCTGCCAATAAGTGATGTATTCTTTCAAAATTGTGTTTCaaggtagtggggtagcctagtggttaaagaggcTTCCGAAAGTCGGAGTGTGATTGCTACCATGGTCATAGAGTAACACAttaaagccatttctggtgtagggGCGTTGGgatggcccagtggttaaagcgtccattcgtcacactgaagttcgattccctacatggttacattgtgtgaaaccaattttctgatgttccctcccgtgatattgctggaatattgctaaaagcggcgtaaaactgtacttactcacgcactcatttctggtgtcccatgcattgaaAGTGCTGATTTTGCGCTAAAACAAGTGCTGCTTTTGTGCtaaaacacactcacacattgcGTGTTACAGAAACAGAATCAGATTATGCCGACAGCTGCCAGAGGTAGATCTGTGGGCTTGGCAAGATTCGCAAGGCAAGTGTGGGTCGGAATGTGGGTTTCGGCAGTGGGGACCCTGGGGTCACTGTGTGCTTGGATGTCGCTTCAGAAGACGAGTGCGCCGCTGTAGAGCCTGCGCTTACGGAAGCCTTTTCCAGTCACAAAGGTGTCGCCCGTATGTCGGGTACAGATACAGAGGAAGATGCAACCGGCTGTATAGCTACTTGAAACTCTGGTACTGAAACGTGGCCTCGTACCAGTCTCACGATATCTTGCAGCTAAATAAAGCAGCTATGTCTTAAATCTAGTTGTTACATTTTTTCTTTAGACAGTGGGGAGCCTCGGGCTTAAAGCGTTCGTTGGTCACGCTCCAGACACGAGTACGATTGCATATGTGAAACGTATGTGTCCCCTTTCGTGGTATACATGCAGGATATAACATGACCTGCTGTCATTATTGAAAAGTAAGCCCGCTTCCCATATATGAAATGCCTAAGGCCCGAAGGCGATCCTCCGTAGGCCAGTGGATGAAACCGCCGAGCATGTAAGCGAAGGGTAATGGGTTCGAAACCCGGTTTCGTCACTGTCATAGTTTACGATCATATTCAGTGATGGCAAGACAAAGTCGTATcagtcttcaaaacaagtaattatTCAAAGTTCCGGAGCACAGGGACGTTATTAAGATAATGCTCGGGACACAGGgacattattaagataatgTCCGGGTCAGAGGAAACATTATGAAGCTAATTGCCCGAGAAAACGATATTGTATCAGTTTTGAGGGATATTACGAAAAGAAGTGTCCTCTGAAAACAATAGAGTGACGTCATTATAGGTCCATAATGCGGCATTATAAGTGACAAGGAATTTGTAAAAGGTGACTGAAAAGAACATGGGCTAAAGGGACGAAACCCATTCCATACATGGGAATGTATGGACCATATCGACACCGATGATAACGCCTGTCATAAACATATGCAAATGCTAGTGAACTGCTAACTTATCAATATCTCATTGGTGGAATGCAAAACTGAATTTGTGAAAACATATGGAAACAAATTAGAATGGCCCCATTCTAGCACAGataactgtcaaacaaagtcgcATGAAAGGGTATTGTTCCCAATGACAAAGACTCGGTGCTGTTTCCAGGATGACAATAGACAattaacctgtgaagatccgggttggaattgatcttcagttacccattcttgtcggaagaggcgactaacgggatcgggtggtcaggcttgctgactgagtagacacttgtcatcgtctcccagttgcgtagatccacgctcatgctgttggtcactagattgtctggtccagatccgaaTACTTatagaccaccgtcatatagctggaatattgctgtacgacgttataatataatataatataatataataagggtatttataaagcgctagttccacatcactcagggacatgctcaaagcgcgtATGACATCTGTGCATATGCACAGGGCGGACAACAGTGGATACAGTTAGTGATAGCGTTGGAAGAGATACGTTTTTAGTCCAGATTTAAACAAAGATAGCGTAGGTGCACTCGAGGTTAAATGGGGTTGCTGCATGTGAGAAGGATCGAGCCCCAATagatttcagtttatatactggtacagtcaagagcagttggtcagctgatcggcTTGTAGTGGGCAAACATGTCCTGAAGATAGACAGGGGCAGTGTTTTGAAAAGACTTGTTGACTAAAGAAAGGATCTTAAAGTCAATCCTTTCACGGATCCTGAGCCAGTGCAGTGACTTTAGAGCTGGGGAGATGTGAGAATGGAGCTTAGTCCTGGTTATTATACGGGCAGCCCTGTTCTGTATCCTCTGCAGTCTGTTCAGCTGATCTCCTGATATTCTCACGAGTAAGCTGTTACAGTAATCCAGACGAGAAAGTATGAGCGATCTAGCCAGAGTGGCTGTGGTTTCAGTAGTAAGAAGATGACGGATTGATCCTATGTTTCTCAAATGAAAGTGACATACTTTGCAGAGATGGTTCACTTGCATATCCATAGTAAGAGAAGAGTCAATAAAAACACCAAGATTTTTTACATGAGGCGAGAAAGGTATGAGAGATTGTCCAATTTGCAGCCGGGATTTTTGCTGTCTAGAAGGTGGAGCGATGATGATAgcctctggctttttgtcatttcatttAAGCATGTTGGTTGACATCCAGGATTTGACATTGTTGAGACAACTTGCCATGTTATGCAAAGATTCCATCTGACTTGCTAAGGTGGGTCTGAAACTGTCTACCAGCTTCGAGTCATCGGCATAGAAATGATGAGCCACATGCTGCTCTGATATCAAGTGTCCCAGAGGTCTTGTGTACATGGTGAAAAGGATCGGACCTAGCACGGACCCTTGAGGGACACCACAGGCCAGAACTTCACTGCGGGACATAGCTTTATTTATTTGGACAAACTGTTTCCTATCTGTAAGGTATGATGAACACCACTCCAGGACAGTGCCGTTCAAGCCATAGTCATGCTCCAAACGACTCAGCAGCATTGCGTGGTCGATGGTGTCGAAAGCGGCTGATAAGTCTAACAGGACTAACATGGCGATGTCTCAAGAATCAACAGACATTTTTATGTTATTCATAACACAGTTTAGAGCCGTCTCAGTGCTATGTGCCACTCTATATGCGGACTGATAGTTGTCCATCAGATTAGACTTTTGAAGATGTTCCACGAGCTGTGCTTTAACAACTTTTTCTAGAATCTTTGTCATGAATGTCAAGTTGGATACCGGGCGGTAGTCTCTCGGGtggacgtaaaactaaactcactctcacataGACCAATATATGTCAGTATCACTACTAAGGTTTGTGATGAGGTCCAGGTCCACTCCTTGAGATGTATCTGTGCCAAATCCTTTCTTGTCCCATACACCTATTCTCCATACAAAAGACGACCAAGCATTGAGGGGTTCAGAAAATGTAACACAAAATCCCTGTTTCAAAGATTAACCATAATCTGTAGTAAATCAATGGAGAAcagtcaaatatattttattcagtgatTATATAAGGCAAGCTTAATAAATCTCAACATTGATTTCCACTTCTTGATATTTAGCAACTTGAGTTAAGCCATATTAAACTCCAGTCTATTCACACTGCAGTCTGTACTTAAGAAAACACCATGGGGCCCCATGATCCCAGGTAAGATGGTATAGTTTTGGTTGCTAATAATCTATGTTCGACTTTCATTTATGCTAAGTAAACCTAACCTGTGATACCTTACTTAACGTTTCACAGTCTTTTGTCAGGTATTAAAAATAAatagctacttcacattgcaatACAGCTACAATGTTATTAATAATATGCAGTATTTTAACTCAATCGTCACTTGATCCTTGGGGCATTTGTTACGCAAACAGAAATTCATCATAGTTTACGACAaattgtcaaaaatgaaactaaaGCAAACTGCATCAAAAATGCTTGAAAGTACGTAAGCCTAATGCTGAcacttttgtagcataaaatattttttttcgcCACAATCCTCGTTACTTTCGATGATGTACTCTGTGCTTCGAGCATTTTCTCCTTATTTCAAGTTTATTtcaaaaatttgaaatttcgaCTATTTTCTCgctacttcaagtttctttcaaaaactttaaATTCCGAATATTTTCCccttatttcaaatattttttcgttgcttcgattaatttcttgTTACTTCGAAGATGTACTCATTCActtttaaatatatgcatacttATCTTTCTTCAGACGTTAGGGTCAAGTTGCTAAAATGAAAGCATATGTCATAATCTATTAACCgagaaaacaatatttgaaaaactATAGTTCCTCACTCCAACTTTGTAAAATGTTGGAGTgtacaatatatgtatgtatgtatgtatgtatgtgtgtgtgtgtgtgtgtgtgtgtgtgtgtgtgtgtgtgtgtgtgttttggtttttaatatatatgtatgtatgtatgtgtgtgtgttttggtttttaatatgtatgtatgtatgtgtgtgtgtgtgtgtgtgtgtgtgtgtgtgtatatgtatatatatatatgtatatatatcaccATCCTCTTGAGTACCAGCTGTTCCCTTCTCCTTACTGACGTGTTTCTCTATGCATATCAATCGGAATTTTGCTCTCGGattgacaaaaaaaaccaatcTGGCCAAGTTTATTCTAAGCTTCTACTATATCGATGATCAAAATTCGTTCAATAACCAATAAGTAGCCAATTCCCTTTCATCAATTTACCCTCTGAACTTAAAATTAAGGAGAGAATGATATTTTTTCATAGTCAGATCTATCCTTAAAgatttagaaaatatattaaacaatCTCCACAAGGCTGTGTAACAAAACTTTTCAATGGTCAGCATA
Proteins encoded:
- the LOC137294946 gene encoding peroxidasin-like isoform X2 codes for the protein MDPRLLLILLVFLCQREGTFAVQLTGAELVSAEIQKDREYLATGVDRLGGTSTTEQHASFTSTKPTSVRLGQQYREKLFSGTSSVDDCPSTVECNVNDKFRSADGSCNNLANPDWGQSFIPMRRFLPPQYGDGISLPRTIGSDGSPLASPRLVSTTLHTADVDTTSQSDVTHMVMQWAQFLDHDFASTAVERGADGSTITCCEDDVPDDIPVSSLNLTDRRQCFPIPVPDDDRRFNRTCLNFVRSVQIANADCNLAPGEQLNQLTAFVDASQVYGSTKDEQDELRSFVRGLLRTSFVKPDLLPRNPVLDCITFTEPNFCFLAGDERVDEHMSLASMHTIWLREHNRVARKLARINPHWDDERLFQETRRIVGAMIQHITFVDFLSLVLSPKFLVKFGLLPSTGPVNIYNDSVDASIHNAFATAAYRFGHSMIRSFFSRPNRGFKGGEDLQLRDSFGNTSIIISSDGDAINQLTRGLLIDRANSVDRHVSPELTDFLFPDDEGNSLDLMSLNIQRGRDHGLPGYNDWRRWCGLPEAANFSTGLGGLVDHPEDAASSLETLYRTPDDIDLFSGGVSERPVDGGLLGETFSCIVGSQFELLKIGDRFWYETDDAAVGFTVEQLAEIRKTSLSRVVCDNTDTVIIQPNAFKKAGPRNRIRLCRQLPEVDLWAWQDSQGKCGSECGFRQWGPWGHCVLGCRFRRRVRRCRACAYGSLFQSQRCRPYVGYRYRGRCNRLYSYLKLWY
- the LOC137294946 gene encoding peroxidasin-like isoform X1; the encoded protein is MDPRLLLILLVFLCQREGTFAVQLTGAELVSAEIQKDREYLATGVDRLGGTSTTEQHASFTSTKPTSVRLGQQYREKLFSGTSSVDDSCPSTVECNVNDKFRSADGSCNNLANPDWGQSFIPMRRFLPPQYGDGISLPRTIGSDGSPLASPRLVSTTLHTADVDTTSQSDVTHMVMQWAQFLDHDFASTAVERGADGSTITCCEDDVPDDIPVSSLNLTDRRQCFPIPVPDDDRRFNRTCLNFVRSVQIANADCNLAPGEQLNQLTAFVDASQVYGSTKDEQDELRSFVRGLLRTSFVKPDLLPRNPVLDCITFTEPNFCFLAGDERVDEHMSLASMHTIWLREHNRVARKLARINPHWDDERLFQETRRIVGAMIQHITFVDFLSLVLSPKFLVKFGLLPSTGPVNIYNDSVDASIHNAFATAAYRFGHSMIRSFFSRPNRGFKGGEDLQLRDSFGNTSIIISSDGDAINQLTRGLLIDRANSVDRHVSPELTDFLFPDDEGNSLDLMSLNIQRGRDHGLPGYNDWRRWCGLPEAANFSTGLGGLVDHPEDAASSLETLYRTPDDIDLFSGGVSERPVDGGLLGETFSCIVGSQFELLKIGDRFWYETDDAAVGFTVEQLAEIRKTSLSRVVCDNTDTVIIQPNAFKKAGPRNRIRLCRQLPEVDLWAWQDSQGKCGSECGFRQWGPWGHCVLGCRFRRRVRRCRACAYGSLFQSQRCRPYVGYRYRGRCNRLYSYLKLWY